Proteins co-encoded in one Saprospira grandis genomic window:
- a CDS encoding STAS/SEC14 domain-containing protein, giving the protein MTAEKIDESGQFEFWLEERNILIIRLLDKDGGKEIGAEDARHSLKVQERLYKEQGQKLLVLGNLGELSKINKAAKEFAKSNEGQAINQYTLAYALIAPNRLNRMVGNMLSRIFKRTYPIKMFSSEEKAIDWLLEQRNDQEAAASLK; this is encoded by the coding sequence ATGACCGCAGAAAAAATCGATGAATCTGGCCAATTTGAATTTTGGCTAGAAGAACGCAACATACTGATTATTCGCTTGCTAGATAAAGATGGGGGAAAGGAAATTGGAGCCGAAGATGCCCGCCACTCCCTCAAAGTCCAAGAGCGTTTATATAAAGAACAAGGCCAAAAGTTATTGGTACTAGGCAACCTTGGCGAGCTCTCTAAAATCAATAAAGCCGCTAAAGAGTTTGCCAAAAGTAATGAGGGCCAAGCTATTAACCAATATACCCTAGCCTATGCCCTAATTGCCCCCAACCGATTAAATCGGATGGTAGGAAATATGTTAAGCAGAATATTTAAACGCACTTACCCTATTAAAATGTTTAGCTCAGAGGAAAAAGCCATTGACTGGCTGCTAGAACAAAGAAATGACCAAGAAGCAGCTGCTTCACTAAAATGA
- a CDS encoding lysylphosphatidylglycerol synthase transmembrane domain-containing protein, which translates to MAETKKNSPLKTFLQFILFLAVGLTILYFVYSNQEAAYQAECAFKLDYDCEGKCEHNSLLDKLIVDFGSSSPFWLFLVCLAFMLSNVSRALRWKLLIGQLENGRYNIKWYNAFWATMVGYLVNLALPRAGELAKPATLAQYEKLPLDKLLGTIVTDRIMDVIMLLSIIGLTFLLQFEQLYNFLMGKTKAELICAEELPLVEASDNSWLIWLLGAGALAGVLVLILGFIFRQKLLQLPLAQKVWGMALNFWAGIKTVFSLRRQKLFWFMFHSVVIWLMYFLMTYLCFFAFGPTAHLGLMAGLLVFVFGAFGIVIPSPGGMGTYQIAVTAGLVIYGVGRADAFAFSNICFFTINLFCNIGFGLLGYLLLPLLNKNYQPSWTKEK; encoded by the coding sequence ATGGCCGAAACGAAGAAGAATTCTCCCCTCAAAACCTTTCTCCAATTCATTCTATTTCTGGCCGTGGGCCTTACTATTTTATACTTTGTCTATAGCAATCAAGAAGCGGCCTATCAGGCCGAATGTGCCTTTAAGCTAGACTATGATTGCGAGGGCAAATGCGAACACAATAGCTTACTCGATAAGCTGATTGTTGATTTTGGCAGTAGCTCGCCTTTTTGGCTGTTTTTGGTCTGCTTAGCCTTTATGCTGAGTAATGTTAGCCGAGCCTTGCGCTGGAAACTCCTGATTGGGCAGTTAGAAAATGGGCGCTACAATATTAAATGGTATAATGCTTTTTGGGCCACTATGGTCGGTTATTTGGTCAATTTGGCTCTGCCTAGAGCAGGCGAGTTGGCCAAACCTGCTACTTTGGCCCAATATGAAAAGCTGCCCTTGGATAAACTTCTAGGGACCATTGTAACCGACCGCATTATGGATGTGATCATGCTCCTTTCTATTATTGGCCTGACCTTTTTACTCCAATTTGAACAGCTCTACAATTTCTTAATGGGCAAGACCAAGGCAGAACTCATCTGTGCAGAAGAACTGCCCTTAGTAGAGGCTAGTGATAACAGCTGGTTAATTTGGTTGTTGGGGGCAGGCGCCTTGGCGGGAGTTTTGGTCCTTATTCTAGGCTTTATTTTTCGCCAAAAGCTCCTACAACTTCCTCTTGCGCAAAAGGTCTGGGGAATGGCCCTTAATTTTTGGGCGGGCATCAAAACCGTCTTTTCGCTCCGCCGCCAAAAACTCTTTTGGTTTATGTTTCACTCGGTAGTCATCTGGTTGATGTACTTTCTGATGACTTACCTCTGCTTTTTTGCCTTTGGTCCCACCGCCCATTTAGGGCTAATGGCGGGGCTATTGGTCTTTGTTTTTGGCGCCTTCGGCATCGTTATTCCCTCTCCTGGCGGAATGGGGACCTACCAAATTGCCGTTACTGCCGGACTCGTTATTTATGGCGTTGGCCGAGCCGATGCTTTTGCTTTTTCCAACATTTGTTTTTTTACCATCAACCTATTTTGTAACATAGGTTTTGGCCTTTTGGGTTATCTGTTGTTGCCTTTGCTCAACAAAAATTATCAGCCCAGTTGGACCAAAGAAAAATAA
- a CDS encoding STAS/SEC14 domain-containing protein — protein MEKKIDSCGQLDFWLLPAGILEVRPAVGLEKKSPLTLAEAKKIEAVQAKYHKESGRSIRLLVRLDNLTNVDKEVNAFWKTAESKLNDPYTSGIALLASNLVSKMMGSVLLAINRQEYPTKLFQSREKALKWLESLEER, from the coding sequence ATGGAAAAGAAAATAGATAGCTGTGGCCAATTAGATTTTTGGCTGTTACCCGCAGGCATTTTAGAGGTTCGACCTGCTGTGGGCCTAGAAAAAAAGAGCCCTTTAACTTTAGCAGAAGCTAAAAAAATAGAAGCGGTTCAAGCTAAATATCATAAAGAGAGTGGGCGCTCTATTCGCTTACTGGTCCGCTTAGATAACTTGACAAATGTTGATAAGGAGGTCAATGCTTTTTGGAAAACAGCAGAAAGCAAACTCAATGACCCTTATACTTCGGGCATTGCTTTGTTGGCCAGCAATTTAGTTAGCAAGATGATGGGGAGCGTTCTTTTGGCGATTAACCGCCAAGAGTATCCCACTAAGCTTTTTCAAAGCAGAGAAAAGGCCTTAAAATGGCTAGAAAGCTTGGAAGAGCGTTAA
- a CDS encoding tetratricopeptide repeat protein: MLSFFYRYGLFLGLFFASFSSLLGQKSFPTLQELQLQPKAEAFLQTAIAQFDGQRYRQAILALEQAMQANEEGQLSDILFYYKALCYLELEEFEAAKNQLDTAISFVDNKAHYYYYRATALLQLGQNQAAYLELDKSLKLQANNPKAWLKKGLLLQQKQAYRQALMAYEQALSYQPNWSEALYYKGILLLQLGMAQKGCSCLEEAKNLGLDKAARAQSQYCQIKSN, encoded by the coding sequence ATGTTATCTTTCTTTTATCGCTACGGTCTTTTTTTAGGCCTTTTTTTCGCTAGTTTTAGCAGCCTTTTGGGCCAAAAAAGCTTTCCCACACTTCAGGAGCTGCAGCTACAGCCCAAAGCCGAGGCATTTTTGCAAACGGCCATTGCTCAATTTGATGGGCAGCGGTATCGGCAGGCTATTTTGGCCTTAGAGCAGGCCATGCAAGCCAATGAAGAAGGGCAATTGAGCGATATTTTGTTTTATTATAAGGCCCTTTGTTATTTGGAATTGGAGGAATTTGAGGCCGCCAAAAACCAGCTAGATACGGCCATTAGTTTTGTCGATAATAAGGCGCATTACTACTATTATCGAGCAACGGCCCTCTTGCAATTGGGCCAAAATCAAGCGGCTTATTTGGAGCTGGATAAAAGTTTGAAATTGCAGGCCAACAACCCCAAAGCTTGGCTAAAAAAAGGACTATTATTGCAGCAAAAACAGGCTTATCGGCAGGCCCTAATGGCCTATGAACAGGCCCTGAGCTATCAGCCAAATTGGTCCGAAGCCCTCTATTATAAAGGAATATTACTCTTGCAATTGGGCATGGCCCAAAAGGGCTGCAGCTGCCTAGAAGAAGCCAAAAATTTGGGCTTAGACAAAGCCGCCCGCGCCCAATCTCAATATTGTCAGATTAAATCTAACTAA
- a CDS encoding TatD family hydrolase: MQNLGLIDTHAHLYSDKFEEDRSEMMQRAFDAGLSHIFLPNIDSSSIGPMLALEAAYPQQCFAMMGLHPCSVGKNMEEELALVKNWLEKRPFVAVGEIGLDYYWSMEFVEEQKEAFRRQSRWAMQLNLPIVIHARDSIDDLIELVEELQKEGPLRGVFHCFTGTLEQAQKIIELGFYLGFGGVLTFKKAGLDQLIPHLPLSKIVIETDAPYLSPTPKRGKRNESAYLLYVAQKMADIKGISLEELAQTLKTNSLALFDLSVLEEEKSLTLS; encoded by the coding sequence ATGCAAAATTTAGGGCTTATTGATACCCATGCACACTTATACTCTGATAAATTTGAAGAGGACCGCAGCGAAATGATGCAGCGGGCCTTTGATGCTGGCCTAAGCCATATTTTCTTGCCCAATATAGACAGCAGTTCTATTGGGCCTATGCTAGCGCTAGAAGCCGCTTATCCGCAGCAATGTTTTGCGATGATGGGCCTACATCCTTGCTCGGTTGGCAAAAATATGGAGGAAGAGTTGGCCTTGGTAAAAAACTGGCTAGAAAAGCGTCCTTTTGTGGCCGTAGGCGAAATAGGATTGGATTATTATTGGTCTATGGAGTTTGTAGAAGAACAAAAAGAGGCCTTCCGCAGACAGTCTCGTTGGGCTATGCAGCTCAATTTGCCCATAGTTATCCATGCCAGAGATTCTATTGATGATTTGATTGAATTGGTGGAAGAGCTGCAAAAAGAGGGCCCCTTAAGAGGTGTTTTTCACTGTTTTACGGGAACCTTAGAACAGGCCCAAAAAATTATTGAGTTGGGCTTTTACCTTGGCTTTGGTGGGGTGCTTACCTTTAAAAAAGCGGGGTTGGACCAGCTTATTCCGCATCTGCCACTTTCTAAAATTGTTATAGAAACAGATGCACCCTATCTCAGCCCCACTCCTAAAAGAGGCAAACGCAACGAAAGCGCCTACCTCTTATATGTGGCCCAAAAAATGGCCGATATCAAAGGTATTTCATTAGAAGAATTGGCCCAAACCCTAAAGACCAATAGCTTAGCACTGTTTGACCTTTCTGTTTTGGAGGAAGAAAAGAGCCTTACGCTAAGTTAA
- a CDS encoding PHP domain-containing protein — MASTKAEKMTNKAIADQFKLLGALMELHQENPYKIKSYKTAYQNLRRVDEPLAEMQKADLKKIRGIGDAIADKIIELQEKGELRLLREYKAKTPKGIIELMGIKGLGTKKLLQLWQELEVETPGELLYACQENRLLSLKGFGEKSQQNIAAQLQYYFRSLDQHRWAEVADEAEDVLLDLQEVFGAENVALTGAFRREMPVVDALDFLISDFDGAQLAAAQLFDDLAPKEPNLPSYWQAHSKENKVLLRFHPCSKERFGLGLLQSTGGVDFFRTLTEQEDLEACVGLSETAIFEKLELPFIWPSQRDVSKIYWRAKAGKIPPAIEQSDIQGMLHLHSTYSDGANSLSEMAEHIRSLGYAYMGITDHSQSAFYANGLKPERVKAQWKEIDELNANFSDFHIYKGIESDIKYDGSLDYEADILAGFDFIIASVHSHLKMSKEKAMERLLKAIANPYTHMLGHPTGRLLLSRPGYPVDHALLIEACAKYNVAIEINANPLRLDLDHQWIPYALEKGVKLAINTDAHQLSGLDHIRYGLQMARKGLLPKSACINCFSPSEFAAWCKQKG; from the coding sequence TTGGCCTCAACAAAAGCAGAAAAAATGACCAATAAAGCCATAGCTGATCAGTTTAAATTATTGGGGGCCTTGATGGAATTGCATCAGGAAAATCCTTACAAAATAAAGTCCTATAAAACGGCCTATCAGAACCTGAGGAGGGTAGATGAACCTTTGGCCGAGATGCAAAAAGCCGATTTGAAAAAGATTAGGGGAATTGGCGATGCGATAGCGGATAAAATTATAGAATTGCAGGAAAAAGGCGAGTTGCGTCTGCTGCGAGAGTATAAGGCCAAAACGCCCAAGGGCATTATTGAGTTGATGGGCATTAAGGGCTTGGGAACGAAGAAGTTACTGCAACTTTGGCAAGAGCTGGAAGTAGAAACGCCTGGGGAGTTGCTCTATGCCTGTCAAGAAAATCGCCTGCTTAGTTTGAAGGGATTTGGCGAGAAATCGCAGCAGAATATTGCTGCGCAACTACAGTATTATTTTCGCAGTTTGGACCAACACCGCTGGGCCGAAGTAGCCGATGAGGCCGAAGATGTATTGCTGGACCTCCAAGAGGTTTTTGGGGCCGAAAATGTAGCCTTGACGGGGGCTTTTCGCCGTGAAATGCCCGTGGTAGATGCCCTAGATTTTCTTATTTCCGACTTTGATGGGGCGCAGCTAGCCGCCGCCCAACTTTTTGATGATTTGGCCCCTAAAGAACCCAATTTGCCCTCTTATTGGCAGGCACACTCTAAGGAAAATAAGGTCTTATTACGCTTTCATCCCTGCTCTAAAGAGCGCTTTGGCTTGGGGCTTTTACAATCTACAGGAGGGGTTGATTTTTTTAGAACTCTTACAGAACAAGAAGATTTGGAGGCTTGTGTAGGCCTTTCTGAAACTGCCATTTTTGAAAAACTAGAGCTACCTTTTATCTGGCCTAGCCAAAGAGATGTATCTAAAATTTATTGGCGGGCCAAGGCGGGAAAAATTCCGCCTGCGATTGAGCAAAGCGACATCCAAGGGATGTTGCACCTGCACTCTACCTATAGCGATGGGGCCAATAGCTTGAGCGAAATGGCCGAGCATATTCGCAGTCTAGGCTATGCCTATATGGGCATTACGGACCACTCTCAGTCTGCTTTTTATGCCAATGGCCTCAAGCCCGAAAGAGTAAAGGCCCAATGGAAGGAAATTGATGAACTAAATGCCAATTTTTCGGATTTTCATATATATAAAGGCATCGAATCGGATATTAAATATGATGGCAGTTTAGATTATGAGGCCGATATATTGGCGGGCTTTGATTTTATCATTGCCTCGGTGCATAGCCATTTAAAAATGAGCAAAGAAAAGGCGATGGAGCGTTTGCTCAAGGCCATTGCCAACCCTTACACCCATATGTTGGGTCATCCTACGGGCCGCTTGCTACTTTCGCGCCCGGGGTATCCTGTAGACCATGCTTTGCTGATAGAAGCCTGTGCAAAATACAATGTGGCCATAGAAATCAATGCCAACCCTTTGCGCTTAGATTTGGACCATCAATGGATACCCTATGCCCTAGAAAAAGGCGTAAAATTGGCCATTAACACCGATGCACACCAACTCAGTGGCCTAGATCATATTCGTTATGGTTTGCAAATGGCCCGAAAAGGACTGTTGCCAAAATCGGCCTGTATCAACTGTTTTAGTCCTAGCGAATTTGCGGCTTGGTGCAAACAAAAAGGCTAA
- a CDS encoding alpha/beta fold hydrolase, with protein MKIYCVPGLANDYRMFENLAPKLLSQNIEYLEHLPPQHLKESMEEYAQRLYKTIEAQKEEEAVIIGMSLGGMISVELSKLRPFTKVFLISTVKHPAEMPWQIKLARRLPLDKVRLPAWLLRSTVKPVTWMMGVTNSDGREHIKAMIDSADPQHIAWAQYAAANWQNDLIPDNYVHIHGSRDEIFPAYMVKASHFIKGGNHYMIMDRADELAQIINQELATLMGQKALPFSMMK; from the coding sequence ATGAAAATATATTGCGTTCCAGGCCTAGCCAATGATTACCGAATGTTTGAAAATCTGGCCCCAAAATTACTCAGTCAAAATATTGAGTATTTGGAGCATTTGCCTCCTCAGCACCTCAAGGAGTCTATGGAGGAATATGCCCAGCGACTCTACAAAACCATTGAGGCCCAAAAAGAAGAGGAGGCGGTGATTATCGGCATGTCATTAGGCGGGATGATTTCTGTGGAGCTCTCCAAATTGCGTCCTTTTACCAAGGTGTTTCTCATTTCTACCGTAAAACATCCGGCCGAAATGCCCTGGCAAATTAAACTGGCCCGTCGGCTTCCGCTCGATAAGGTTCGTTTGCCGGCTTGGTTGCTTCGTTCTACCGTCAAACCTGTTACTTGGATGATGGGCGTGACCAATTCTGACGGCAGAGAGCACATTAAAGCCATGATTGATTCGGCTGATCCTCAGCATATTGCTTGGGCTCAATATGCGGCTGCCAATTGGCAAAATGATTTGATTCCTGACAATTATGTGCATATTCATGGCAGCCGCGACGAGATTTTTCCGGCTTATATGGTTAAGGCCAGTCATTTTATTAAGGGCGGCAACCATTATATGATTATGGACCGAGCTGATGAGTTGGCGCAGATTATCAACCAAGAGTTAGCAACCTTAATGGGGCAAAAAGCCTTGCCTTTTTCTATGATGAAGTAG
- a CDS encoding STAS/SEC14 domain-containing protein produces the protein MAKKIDEFGQLEYWVLDNGILELRPSSVSAKELSLEEVLYAQKVQKAYHQQHKKKLRVLARLDNISNLSKEARVFGKSPESKALNDIMVGIALLAPNTISRMIGSMLLTVYRQDYPAKLFKNREEAIAWLLNLED, from the coding sequence ATGGCAAAAAAAATAGACGAATTTGGCCAATTAGAATATTGGGTATTGGATAATGGGATTTTAGAGTTAAGACCCAGCTCGGTTTCTGCTAAGGAATTAAGCTTAGAAGAGGTGCTCTACGCCCAGAAGGTCCAAAAAGCATATCATCAGCAGCATAAAAAAAAGCTGAGGGTGTTGGCCCGCCTAGATAATATTTCTAACTTGTCTAAGGAGGCTAGAGTCTTTGGTAAAAGTCCAGAAAGTAAAGCCCTAAATGATATTATGGTGGGTATTGCGCTTTTGGCACCCAATACTATTAGCCGTATGATAGGGAGTATGTTGCTTACGGTTTATCGGCAAGATTATCCCGCTAAACTATTTAAAAACAGGGAAGAAGCCATTGCTTGGCTTCTCAATTTGGAGGACTAA
- the panD gene encoding aspartate 1-decarboxylase: MLIQRFKSKIHRATVTEANLNYVGSITIDESLMKAANILEGERVQIVNNNNGARLETYVIKGEANSGVICLNGAAARLVQPGDVVIIIAYAYMTPEESASFEPTTIMPKEGNRLP, translated from the coding sequence ATGCTGATACAGCGATTTAAATCTAAAATTCACCGCGCTACGGTGACCGAAGCTAACCTCAATTATGTAGGAAGCATTACGATTGACGAAAGCCTAATGAAAGCCGCCAATATTTTGGAGGGCGAACGGGTGCAAATTGTCAATAATAATAATGGCGCTCGATTAGAAACTTATGTGATTAAGGGCGAGGCTAATTCTGGTGTAATCTGTCTGAATGGCGCAGCGGCCCGATTGGTCCAACCTGGCGATGTAGTCATTATTATTGCCTACGCCTACATGACGCCTGAAGAGTCAGCTAGTTTTGAACCTACCACCATTATGCCCAAAGAAGGTAACCGCCTACCCTAA
- a CDS encoding response regulator transcription factor: protein MQKIKVFLVDDHKLIRDGIKAHLEEAQDFEIVGEAADGQEAINKLKETTADVVLMDINMDGMDGISCTQILSQELPELNVLALSMLAENQHIKEMIKAGAKGYLLKTATEQEIKQGIRAVYQGQNFYSAEVTQIVMNNLGTANRKKRSRFDPLAPLTSREKEVLALIIKEYSNQEIADELYISKRTVDAHKRNLLEKTGAKNVAGLVVFALNNQILDNE, encoded by the coding sequence ATGCAAAAAATCAAAGTTTTCCTCGTAGACGACCACAAACTCATTCGCGACGGCATAAAGGCCCACCTAGAAGAGGCCCAAGATTTCGAAATCGTTGGCGAAGCGGCCGATGGCCAAGAGGCCATCAACAAACTGAAGGAAACTACGGCCGATGTGGTCCTGATGGATATCAATATGGATGGTATGGATGGCATTAGCTGCACGCAGATCCTCAGCCAAGAGCTGCCCGAACTCAATGTTTTGGCCCTCAGTATGCTGGCCGAAAACCAACATATTAAAGAGATGATTAAGGCGGGAGCCAAGGGCTATTTGCTCAAAACCGCTACCGAACAAGAGATTAAGCAAGGCATCAGAGCGGTCTATCAGGGCCAAAATTTTTATAGCGCCGAGGTGACCCAAATTGTCATGAATAATCTAGGTACCGCCAACCGAAAAAAACGCTCTCGCTTTGATCCCCTGGCCCCGCTCACTTCTAGAGAAAAAGAGGTTTTGGCCCTCATTATCAAGGAGTATTCTAATCAGGAAATTGCCGATGAGCTCTATATTTCTAAACGCACAGTAGATGCCCACAAACGCAATTTACTCGAAAAAACAGGGGCCAAAAATGTGGCGGGTTTGGTGGTTTTTGCGCTCAATAATCAGATCTTGGATAATGAATAA
- a CDS encoding STAS/SEC14 domain-containing protein, with protein sequence MEKKIDSFGQLEYWLLDNGILKVQSTQNLAKTQELSLEEIKHSLAVQQKVYEMTSKKVRMLADLASMSKLSTEARQYGKTAESQKATECVLGYALLASSLFSRMTGNILLGLYQQKYPVKLFKTEEQAIAWLLNLED encoded by the coding sequence ATGGAAAAGAAAATAGATAGCTTTGGCCAATTAGAATATTGGTTGTTGGATAATGGGATTTTAAAAGTACAGTCAACTCAAAACTTAGCTAAAACTCAAGAGTTAAGCTTAGAAGAGATAAAACATTCTTTGGCTGTTCAGCAAAAGGTCTATGAAATGACCAGCAAAAAAGTACGTATGCTTGCTGATTTGGCCAGCATGTCTAAATTGAGTACAGAGGCTCGACAATATGGAAAAACAGCTGAAAGTCAAAAAGCAACGGAATGTGTTTTGGGCTATGCGCTTTTAGCAAGTAGTTTATTTAGTCGGATGACTGGGAATATATTGTTGGGGCTTTATCAACAAAAGTATCCAGTAAAACTATTTAAAACAGAGGAACAAGCCATTGCTTGGCTACTCAATTTGGAGGACTAA
- a CDS encoding STAS/SEC14 domain-containing protein, producing the protein MNPKDEQIDLSAGQISYLADRRLFSIVVAPTKISAVEAAEFKTTIRAMAKAQEQPIYALFDIRKIKGFSKDGRDYFANDPKPMGRSAAILVGLGISRIVANFMLGMNKPPYPIKAFSNREKALDWLESQRRKIDPDYS; encoded by the coding sequence ATGAACCCAAAAGATGAACAGATAGACTTAAGCGCTGGGCAGATTAGCTATTTAGCAGACCGTCGTTTGTTTAGTATTGTTGTAGCCCCCACTAAGATTTCTGCGGTAGAAGCTGCCGAATTTAAAACGACAATTCGAGCAATGGCCAAGGCGCAAGAACAGCCTATTTATGCTCTTTTTGATATTCGCAAAATTAAGGGCTTTAGCAAAGATGGCCGAGATTATTTTGCTAATGACCCCAAACCCATGGGCCGCTCGGCGGCGATATTAGTGGGTTTGGGTATTTCTAGAATTGTGGCCAACTTTATGTTAGGTATGAATAAGCCTCCTTACCCCATAAAAGCGTTCTCTAATCGAGAAAAGGCCTTAGATTGGTTGGAGAGTCAGAGACGAAAAATAGATCCAGATTATAGTTAG
- a CDS encoding lysophospholipid acyltransferase family protein, with protein MNYDLPPPNEAQIRWMERLLQPWNWLTEPVYLSTYNIPKNGPVLFVGNHSLMGGLDVPLLALHLYQEHDIFLRILVDHAHFKLPLLRDFLARLGEVEGTRENALALMRQQQYILVYPGGAREAFKQKGEAYQLLWRNHLGFARLAIAAGCPIVPLATVGAEECYDIVLDREELLQTPLGQIMERFRLRKDLLPPLVKGLGPSFLPKPQRFYFKFGRPIDSGPFAELGEEAGPLALRDQVKLALEKEIAELQEYRKIDPKKEFWRRILPF; from the coding sequence ATGAATTACGATTTACCCCCACCTAATGAGGCACAAATTCGCTGGATGGAGCGTTTATTACAGCCTTGGAACTGGTTGACGGAGCCCGTCTATTTATCTACCTACAATATTCCTAAAAATGGGCCAGTATTATTTGTGGGTAACCACAGCTTGATGGGGGGATTGGATGTGCCTTTATTGGCCTTACATCTTTATCAGGAGCATGATATTTTTCTGCGTATTTTGGTGGATCATGCTCATTTTAAGCTCCCATTGCTCAGAGATTTTTTGGCTCGTTTGGGCGAGGTAGAGGGAACGCGAGAAAATGCCCTAGCCCTAATGCGGCAACAGCAGTATATTTTGGTTTATCCTGGTGGCGCCAGAGAGGCCTTCAAGCAAAAGGGCGAGGCCTATCAGTTATTGTGGCGAAACCATTTGGGTTTTGCGCGTTTGGCGATAGCGGCAGGCTGTCCCATTGTGCCTTTGGCCACGGTGGGGGCAGAAGAATGCTATGATATTGTTTTGGACCGAGAGGAGCTTTTGCAAACGCCTTTGGGCCAAATTATGGAGCGTTTTCGCTTGCGCAAAGATTTACTGCCGCCTTTGGTCAAGGGATTGGGGCCTAGTTTTTTGCCCAAGCCCCAGCGTTTTTACTTTAAGTTTGGCCGTCCTATAGATAGCGGTCCCTTTGCCGAGCTAGGGGAAGAGGCAGGGCCTTTGGCCCTGCGCGATCAAGTGAAATTGGCCCTAGAAAAAGAAATTGCCGAGCTGCAAGAGTATCGAAAAATAGACCCCAAAAAAGAATTTTGGCGAAGAATACTGCCCTTTTGA
- a CDS encoding STAS/SEC14 domain-containing protein, with protein MEKKIDSFGQLDFWLLPAGILEVRPAVGLEKKSSLTLAEAKKIEAVQAKYHKESGRSIRLLVRIDNMTNLTKEANAFWKTAEGKKNDPYTLGIALISSSLLAKMLGTVFLAIYPREYPTKLFQSREKALKWLKALAEG; from the coding sequence ATGGAAAAGAAAATAGACAGTTTTGGCCAATTAGATTTTTGGCTGTTACCCGCAGGCATTTTAGAGGTTCGACCTGCTGTGGGCCTAGAAAAAAAGAGCTCATTAACTTTGGCCGAAGCTAAAAAAATAGAAGCGGTCCAAGCAAAATATCATAAAGAAAGTGGGCGGTCTATCCGCTTGCTGGTTCGTATAGATAATATGACTAATCTTACTAAAGAGGCAAATGCCTTTTGGAAGACAGCAGAAGGCAAAAAGAATGATCCTTATACCTTGGGTATCGCTCTGATTTCCAGTAGTTTGCTGGCTAAAATGTTGGGGACGGTGTTTTTGGCAATTTATCCAAGGGAGTATCCGACTAAGCTTTTTCAAAGTAGAGAAAAGGCCTTAAAATGGCTCAAAGCTTTGGCTGAAGGCTAA
- a CDS encoding peroxiredoxin family protein produces the protein MRLLIFALLFTGLACSTKKPLAENNPEQGEMEYLQYLENQKKAILGQKAANFQLQDLDGKKVQLSDYAGKVVLLSFSFKNCKPCQVEVPSLNQLQEDFGPEGLVVLGLSRDGLEETKAFGQEFKSKYPLLFDAKEVAKNYKVLAYPSNILIDKKGKVIEYFTGSSSFDATYTYRELKPAIRKALAE, from the coding sequence ATGCGCCTGCTCATTTTTGCGCTGCTGTTTACAGGCTTGGCTTGTAGCACAAAAAAACCCCTTGCCGAAAACAATCCGGAGCAAGGAGAAATGGAATATCTTCAGTATTTGGAGAATCAAAAAAAGGCCATTTTGGGCCAAAAAGCAGCCAATTTTCAACTGCAAGACTTGGACGGAAAAAAGGTCCAACTCAGTGATTATGCGGGTAAAGTCGTTTTGTTGAGCTTCTCCTTCAAAAACTGTAAGCCCTGCCAGGTAGAAGTGCCCAGCCTCAACCAACTACAAGAAGATTTTGGGCCAGAAGGACTAGTCGTTTTGGGCCTTTCTAGAGATGGGCTAGAAGAAACAAAGGCCTTTGGCCAAGAATTTAAGAGCAAATACCCCTTGCTATTTGACGCCAAAGAAGTGGCCAAGAACTATAAGGTCCTGGCCTACCCTTCCAATATTCTCATCGATAAAAAAGGGAAGGTTATTGAATACTTTACAGGCAGTAGCAGCTTTGACGCTACCTATACCTATAGAGAACTCAAGCCCGCTATTCGGAAGGCTTTGGCCGAGTAG